Within Bacillus solimangrovi, the genomic segment TTCAGGTATTGAAATGGATTCAAGAAAAGTAAAGGATGGACACTTATTTGTTTGTCTTAAAGGATATACAGTTGATGGGCATGATTTCGCAGAACGAGCTGTTCAAGCAGGAGCAGTTGCGATTGTAGCAGAAAAAGAACTTGACGTTAAAGTTCCAACGATTATTGTAAGTGATAGTCATAGGGCGTTAGCGATACTCAGTAATTATTATTACGGTCAGCCAACGAAACATATGCGATTAATTGGTGTTACGGGCACAAATGGTAAAACGACAACGACACATATGATGGAGAAAATCTTCCAACACTATGAAGAAAAAACAGGATTAATCGGTACGATTCATATTAAGATCGGTGAGCAGACCTTTCCAGTAGCAAATACAACACCTGAATCTGTTGTATTACAACAAAGCTTTCATCAGATGAAAGAGAGTGGTGTGCAAACGGCAATAATGGAGGTGTCATCACATGCATTAGAAATGGGGCGTGTGCATGGATGTGACTTTGATATTGCGGTTTTTACAAATTTAACACAGGACCACCTAGATTATCATAAAACTGTAGATGAGTACCGAAATGCGAAAGGACTACTTTTTTCTCAGTTAGGAAATACGTACTCAATTGACAACCCAAAATTTGCAGTATTAAATGCAGATGATGAAGCATCAGCAAAATATGCACGTAATACTGCGGCACATGTATTAACGTATGGTATTGATAATGAGAGTGACATCACAGCAGTAGACATACACATGACAAGCAGCGGCACATCATTTGTATTAGTAACACCTATTGGTAC encodes:
- a CDS encoding UDP-N-acetylmuramoyl-L-alanyl-D-glutamate--2,6-diaminopimelate ligase, producing MDLQTVLKALQFYHVHIEGNPMISGIEMDSRKVKDGHLFVCLKGYTVDGHDFAERAVQAGAVAIVAEKELDVKVPTIIVSDSHRALAILSNYYYGQPTKHMRLIGVTGTNGKTTTTHMMEKIFQHYEEKTGLIGTIHIKIGEQTFPVANTTPESVVLQQSFHQMKESGVQTAIMEVSSHALEMGRVHGCDFDIAVFTNLTQDHLDYHKTVDEYRNAKGLLFSQLGNTYSIDNPKFAVLNADDEASAKYARNTAAHVLTYGIDNESDITAVDIHMTSSGTSFVLVTPIGTIKVNMKFVGRFNVYNVLAAASAAIASHIPLKVIKEAIELMSGVPGRFELVDVGQPFSVIVDYSHTPDSLENALQAIKDISKGRIFCVCGCGGDRDRTKRPLMAQIAVNHSNLAIFTSDNPRSEDPKQILLDMEQGVTSNNYKVIVDRREAIQYAISEASEGDVILIAGKGHETYQIIGKDTFDFDDRLVAKEAIRERYE